The Melitaea cinxia chromosome 24, ilMelCinx1.1, whole genome shotgun sequence genome window below encodes:
- the LOC123665416 gene encoding vesicular inhibitory amino acid transporter, which translates to MLNLGRIKIPPLKNVLDVAMQTVRQQVPEKPGPSPRPPQNVRFANMDMGESCELSTMNETTSPTYQSTNPTNPFLSGELQAEDSFTSYQNTYPQQDGGARTQSMQSVDFYASSEEGGFEEGGGKPGAKINEFQAAWNVTNAIQGMFVVSLPFAVLQGGYWAIAAMIGIAHICCYTGKILVECLYEDDPVSGQRVRVRDSYVSIAKECFGRKYGAKIVNIAQIIELLMTCILYVVVCGDLMIGTFPGGLIDTRSWMMLTGIFLLPLAFLKSLKSVSMLSFWCTMSHLIINAIVLGYCILYIGDWGWSKVKWSLDFENFPISLGVIVFSYTSQIFLPTLEGNMEDRSRFEWMLNWSHIAAAAFKSIFGYLCFLTFQNDTQQVITNNLRSAGFKGLVNFFLVVKAVLSYPLPYYAACDLMERVLFRGKPKTIFPTIYALDGELKVWGLAWRLGVIMFTILMAIFIPHFAILMGFIGSFTGTMLSFIWPAYFHLKLKGNQLESTTIAYDYFIIALGILFGIIGMYDSGSALVKAFKIGLPF; encoded by the exons atgctCAACCTCGGGCGTATTAAGATTCCACCCCTGAAAAATGTGCTGGATGTAGCGATGCAGACTGTGAGACAGCAGGTGCCTGAGAAACCTGGACCCTCACCGCGCCCTCCGCAAAATGTTCGATTTGCTAATATGG ATATGGGAGAGAGCTGTGAACTGTCGACTATGAACGAGACAACCTCACCCACATACCAATCTACCAATCCCACTAACCCATTTTTAAGTGGAGAACTACAGGCTGAGGACTCCTTTACCAGCTACCAGAACACTTATCCGCAACAAGATGGAGGAGCAAG GACTCAAAGTATGCAAAGTGTCGACTTTTATGCTTCATCTGAAGAGGGCGGTTTTGAAGAAGGTGGTGGAAAACCGGGCGCTAAGATTAATGAATTTCAAGCAGCCTGGAATGTCACCAATGCGATTCAg GGAATGTTCGTGGTATCGTTGCCGTTCGCAGTTCTGCAGGGCGGATACTGGGCAATAGCTGCTATGATAGGAATTGCTCATATTTGTTGCTACACTGGTAAGATACTCGTTGAATGCCTTTATGAAGATGACCCAGTATCAGGACAGCGTGTACGTGTTCGTGATTCTTACGTAAGCATCGCTAAGGAGTGTTTTGGAAGAAAATACGGTGCAAAAATTGTTAACATCGCTCAAATCATCGAGCTCCTAATGACTTGTATTTTATACGTCGTTGTATGCGGTGACCTTATGATTGGCACCTTCCCTGGTGGCTTGATTGATACCCGCTCCTGGATGATGTTGACTGGTATATTCTTGTTACCACTCGCTTTTCTGAAATCGCTTAAAAGTGTCAGTATGTTATCATTTTGGTGTACTATGAGTCACTTGATAATTAACGCTATTGTTCTTGGTTACTGCATTCTCTATATTGGTGACTGGGGTTGGTCGAAAGTCAAATGGTCTTtagattttgaaaattttccaATTAGTCTGGGAGTTATTGTATTTTCGTATACATCCCAAATCTTTTTGCCAACTTTGGAAGGAAATATGGAAGATCGATCGCGTTTCGAGTGGATGCTAAATTGGTCGCATATAGCGGCCGCTGCATTTAAATCTATCTTTGGGTATCTATGTTTCCTTACCTTCCAAAACGATACGCAACAAGTTATAACAAATAACTTACGTTCAGCTGGCTTTAAAGGGTTGGTTAACTTTTTCTTGGTAGTTAAAGCGGTGCTAAGTTACCCTTTACCATATTATGCGGCATGCGATCTTATGGAAAGAGTTCTATTTAGGGGTAAACCAAAGACGATTTTCCCGACAATTTACGCTTTAGATGGAGAGTTGAAAGTATGGGGTCTGGCTTGGAGACTTGGTGTTATCATGTTTACGATTCTAATGGCGATATTTATTCCCCATTTCGCTATTCTCATGGGATTTATTGGCAGTTTCACTGGTACTATGTTGAGTTTTATATGGCCCGCTTACTTCCATCTTAAATTGAAGGGAAACCAACTGGAAAGTACGACAATAGCTTACGACTACTTCATCATAGCCCTCGGCATACTATTCGGTATCATTGGAATGTACGACTCAGGATCAGCTCTTGTAAAGGCTTTCAAGATCGGTTTGccgttttaa